The Podospora pseudopauciseta strain CBS 411.78 chromosome 2 map unlocalized CBS411.78m_2, whole genome shotgun sequence genome has a window encoding:
- the PMI1 gene encoding Mannose-6-phosphate isomerase (EggNog:ENOG503NVQ2; COG:G): protein MQVPLIRLQCGANSYDWGKKGSDSAAARFAAATPSDGFTIQDDKPYAELWMGTHPSNPSKDLTTGRTLLDLVQDNQALLASSVASKYENKLPFLFKILSIGKALSIQAHPNKKLAEKLHARDPKNYPDDNHKPEMAIAITPFEGFCGFRPLAEISHFLENVPALRQLVGDDKAQSFIDTVKANPDDKTQNKKALQTVFGAVLSASEDDLAKATSSLVEAASSHGAEFAAGGVSSTSGSVLSELVTRLHGHFGSDYGLFVLFFLNFIKLSPGEALFLQADDIHAYVSGDIVECMASSDNVVRAGFTPKFKDVDTLVGMLTYNYAPIEEQKMEPVDYPYVTLNRAAYSSGSEAKLYDPPIEEFSVVRTVLRGNGSKATFDPLDGPSIIICTGGKGKISVGPTVKEIKEGYVYFVGATAECVLESEADGDEDEFVTFKAYCEVEETRNGA from the exons ATGCAGGTCCCCTTGATACGCCTCCAATGCGGGGCCAACTCCTATGACTGGGGGAAGAAGGGTAGCgactctgctgctgccagaTTTGCAGCTGCAACCCCTTCCGACGGTTTTACCATTCAAGATGATAAGCCATATGCAGAA CTCTGGATGGGCACACATCCATCCAACCCTTCCAAAGACCTAACCACAGGCCGCACCCTGCTCGATCTCGTCCAAGACAACCAAGCCCTCCTAGCCTCGAGCGTTGCATCCAAATATGAGAACAAGCTTCCCTTTCTCTTCAAGATCCTCTCCATCGGCAAGGCTCTATCGATTCAGGCCCATCCCAACAAGAAGCTTGCCGAGAAGCTCCACGCCCGCGACCCAAAGAACTACCCAGATGACAACCACAAGCCCGAGATGGCCATTGCCATCACTCCCTTTGAAGGGTTTTGCGGTTTCCGCCCACTAGCTGAGATCTCGCACTTCCTCGAAAACGTCCCTGCCTTGCGCCAACTGGTAGGCGACGACAAGGCCCAATCCTTCATTGACACCGTCAAGGCGAACCCCGACGACAAGACCCAAAATAAAAAGGCACTTCAGACAGTCTTTGGCGCAGTCTTGTCTGCTTCGGAGGATGACCTCGCAaaagcaacctcctccctcgtcgaggctgcctcctcccacgGCGCCGAGTTTGCCGCCGGCGgcgtctcctccacctctggCTCTGTCCTCTCCGAACTCGTAACCCGCCTCCACGGCCACTTCGGGTCCGACTACGGCCTCTTCGTCTTGTTCTTCCTCAACTTTATCAAGCTCTCCCCCGGCGAGGCTCTCTTTCTTCAAGCAGATGACATCCACGCTTATGTCTCGGGTGACATTGTCGAGTGCATGGCCTCGAGCGACAATGTCGTCCGCGCCGGCTTCACCCCCAAGTTCAAGGACGTCGACACCCTGGTGGGCATGCTGACGTACAACTATGCGCCTATTGAGGAGCAAAAGATGGAGCCGGTGGATTACCCTTATGTCACGCTCAACAGAGCGGCGTACAGTTCTGGCTCCGAGGCCAAGCTGTACGACCCCCCCATTGAGGAGTTTAGTGTAGTCAGGACGGTGCTCAGGGGGAACGGGTCAAAGGCTACGTTTGATCCGCTGGATGGGCCAAGTATTATCATTTGCACGGGCGGCAAGGGGAAGATTAGCGTTGGGCCGACTGtgaaggagatcaaggaggggTATGTCTATTTTGTGGGCGCCACAGCGGAATGCGTGCTGGAGAGCGAGGCGGAtggagacgaggacgagtTTGTCACTTTCAAGGCGTACtgcgaggtggaggagacgaggaaTGGGGCGTGA
- the SSN3 gene encoding cyclin-dependent protein kinase (COG:K; EggNog:ENOG503NVFR): protein MHPHPHHYAPAVPNHHNPSFAVASAAGDIRSNNFVNAMNPARNLRAEVSYQQQQQQQRTSSYPGDRGGPIQYQSKVRVTDKYKVIGFISSGTYGRVYKAHGRHGQPGEFAIKKFKPDKEGEQVTYTGISQSAVREMALCSELNHANVIKLIEIILEDKCIFMVFEYAEHDLLQIIHHHTQQPRHPIPPNTIKSIMFQLLNGCQYLHTNWVLHRDLKPANIMVTSSGEVKIGDLGLARLFYKPLHSLFSGDKVVVTIWYRAPELLLGSRHYTPAIDMWAVGCIFAELLSLRPIFKGEEAKMDSKKTVPFQRNQMQKIVDVMGLPTKERWPLLTSMPEYSQLPSLSPPLGGGGGGGHGGHHGHHGYGSHHHHQSHHGRGGNSAAASVSHLEKWYYGTINQQISSTAQANGASSLSVLGAQGYNLLAGLLEYDPEKRLTAANALQHPFFAESPDPINANCFAGVKMEYPHRRVSQDDNDIRTGSLPGTKRSGLPDDSLRPGKRVKEN, encoded by the exons ATGCACCCGCACCCCCACCATTATGCCCCTGCTGTTCcgaaccaccacaacccgTCTTTTGCCGTTGCCAGCGCTGCTGGTGATATCAGATCAAACAATTTTGTCAACGCCATGAACCCGGCCCGAAATTTGAGAGCTGAAGTCAGCtaccagcaacagcagcagcagcaaaggaCATCATCCT ACCCAGGTGACCGGGGAGGACCCATCCAGTATCAGAGCAAAGTGCGAGTAACAGACAAGTACAAAGTCATTGGTTTCATTTCCAGTGGCACCTATGGCCGTGTCTACAAGGCTCATGGTCGCCATGGCCAACCAGGCGAGTTTGCCATCAAGAAGTTCAAGCCGGACAAGGAAGGCGAGCAGGTCACCTACACGGGCATCTCGCAATCCGCCGTGAGAGAAATGGCCCTCTGCTCCGAACTCAACCACGCCAACGTCATCAAGCTCATCGAAATCATCCTCGAGGACAAGTGCATATTCATGGTCTTTGAGTACGCCGAGCACGACTTATTGCaaatcatccaccaccacacccagcaACCGCGGCACCCCATCCCGccaaacaccatcaagagCATCATGTTCCAGCTCCTCAACGGCTGCCAATACCTGCACACCAACTGGGTCCTCCACCGTGATCTCAAACCAGCCAACATCATGGTCACGTcgtcgggggaggtgaaaATTGGCGATCTCGGTCTCGCCCGCCTGTTCTACAAACCCCTCCACAGCTTGTTCTCGGGCGACAAAGTCGTAGTGACGATCTGGTATCGCGCTcccgagctgctgctgggaagCAGGCACTACACGCCCGCGATCGACATGTGGGCCGTGGGCTGCATCTTTGCCGAGCTGCTCTCTCTCCGCCCCATCTTCAAGGGGGAGGAAGCAAAAATGGACTCGAAAAAGACGGTGCCGTTTCAGCGGAACCAGATGCAAAAGATTGTGGACGTCATGGGCCTGCCGACGAAGGAGCGGTGGCCGTTGCTGACGAGCATGCCCGAGTACTCGCAGCTGCCGTCGCTGTCACCGCCATtgggaggcggtggcggtggtgggcatgGAGGTCACCACGGACATCACGGGTATGGttcacaccatcatcaccagtcCCACCACGGACGAGGCGGGAACAGCGCAGCCGCGAGCGTCTCCCACTTGGAAAAGTGGTACTACGGCACCATCAACCAGCAGATTTCGTCGACGGCGCAGGCCAATGGGGCGAGCTCGCTTTCGGTGCTCGGCGCGCAGGGGTACAACTTGCTGGCTGGGCTGCTGGAGTACGACCCGGAAAAGAGACTGACGGCTGCCAATGCGCTCCAGCACCCGTTCTTTGCCGAAAGCCCGGATCCGATCAATGCGAACTGCTTCGCGGGGGTCAAGATGGAATACCCTCATCGGAGGGTCAGTCAGGACGATAACGATATACGAACGGGGAGCCTGCCGGGGACCAAGAGAAGCGGGTTGCCGGATGATTCGCTGAGACCGGGAAAGAGAGTGAAGGAGAActga
- the ARP2_1 gene encoding Actin-related protein 2 (COG:Z; BUSCO:EOG09262MEK; EggNog:ENOG503NU86) produces MANEAPIVLDGGTGFLKVGYAAQNFPEFQYPSIVGRPILRTEEQGGSDMVIKDIMCGDEAAAARTMLQVSYPMENGIVKKWDDMQHLWDYTFYEKMKVDTRGRKILLTEPPLNPLRNREQMCQVMFERYEFGGVYVAIQAVLALYAQGLSSGVVVDSGDGVTHIVPVYESVVLNHLTRRLDVAGRDVTRNLIALLTRRGYALNRTADFETVRQMKEKLCYVSYDLELDKRLSEDTTVLVESYTLPDGRVIRVGSERFEAPECLFQPHLVDCDQPGIAEFLFNTIQAADVDVRSSLFKAIVLSGGSSMYPGLPSRLEKELKQLWLTRVLQGNPERLNKFKVRIEDPPRRRHMVFLGGAVLANIMADKDSMWISKQEWEEQGTKILEKLGPR; encoded by the exons ATGGCGAACGAAGCTCCAATAG TTCTCGATGGCGGCACAGGCTTTCTCAAAGTCGGCTATGCCGCCCAGAATTTCCCCGAGTTTCAATACCCATCCATCGTCGGCCGGCCCATCCTGCGTACCGAGGAGCAAGGAGGCAGCGATATGGTTATCAAGGATATCATGTGTGGTGAcgaggctgctgccgccCGCACCATGCTGCAAGTTTCGTACCCAATGGAGAACGGTATCGTGAAGAAGTGGGACGACATGCAGCATCTCTGGGATTACACCTTTTACGAAAAAATGAAGGTTGATACCCGGGGCCGCAAGATCCTGCTCACCGAACCACCGCTCAACCCGCTGAGGAACAGGGAGCAGATGTGCCAGGTCATGTTTGAGCGCTACgagtttgggggggtgtATGTGGCTATTCAAGCTGTTCTGGCGCTTTATGCTCAGG GTCTCAGCtccggtgttgttgttgattcCGGCGATGGCGTTACGCATATTGTTCCTGTCTACGAGTCCGTCGTCCTCAACCATCTCACGCGCCGCCTCGATGTTGCAGGTCGCGACGTTACCCGCAACCTGATTGCGCTGCTGACGCGCCGAGGCTATGCCCTCAACCGTACCGCCGATTTCGAAACGGTCCGCcagatgaaggagaagctCTGCTATGTCTCTTATGACCTCGAGCTGGATAAGCGATTGAGCGAAGACACGACGGTGTTGGTTGAAAGCTACACACTTCCTGACGGCCGTGTGATCCGTGTTGGATCCGAGAGATTCGAGGCCCCCGAGTGTCTGTTCCAGCCCCATCTCGTCGACTGCGACCAGCCGGGTATCGCCGAATTCCtgttcaacaccatccaAGCCGCCGATGTGGATGTCCgatcctccctcttcaagGCTATTGTATTGTCgggtggcagcagcatgTACCCTGGTCTTCCCTCTCGCCTTGAGAAGGAGTTGAAGCAGCTTTGGCTCACAAGAGTGTTGCAAGGGAACCCGGAACGGTTGAACAAGTTCAAGGTCAGAATAGAAGACCCGCCGCGGAGAAGGCACATGGTTTTCTTGGGTGGTGCTGTGTTGGCCAACATTATGGCCGACAAGGACAGCATGTGGATTTCCAAgcaggagtgggaggagcaAGGCACGAAAATCCTGGAGAAGCTCGGGCCGAGATAA
- the DCG1 gene encoding Protein dcg1 (COG:E; EggNog:ENOG503P15C), translating into MGNFTQHESLHLAGAVILRIHLDFGNHLDISRDYDTTATMSTAFVRRTTKILILNPNSSASMTNGVEEAIRGINLPLSTEIYTYTAPPASPASINDGDDVQQSADVVLRNLQETGILKEYDAVLVACYSVHPLVHFIQENWPHLAVTGIFEASIVTSLSLLPYQDNWGIVTTGKFWEKHLSDGVHHFVGSENSNSRFAGVETTGLNAGDFHGGVDPVVVRQKLCEATKRLLDRGVQAVVMGCAGMAGLEDIIRSVATEGRGEEAGKKLLVIDGVKAGVGLLEQMVRNKRMFQRS; encoded by the exons ATGGGAAATTTTACTCAACACGAATCTCTACATCTCGCCGGGGCTGTCATTCTACGAATTCATCTAGACTTTGGTAACCATCTCGATATATCTAGAGATTACGATACCACAGCCACCATGTCAACCGCTTTTGTTAGACGCACCACCAAGATCCTGATCTTGAACCCCAACTCCTCTGCATCCATGACCaatggggttgaggaggccATCCGGGGTATAAATCTACCTTTG TCGACCGAGATTTACACCtacacagcaccaccagcatctCCAGCATCCATCAACGACGGTGATGACGTGCAGCAGAGCGCAGACGTTGTTCTGCGCAACCTCCAAGAGACGGGCATCCTCAAGGAATATGATGCCGTACTGGTTGCTTGCTATTCCGTGCACCCTCTGGTCCATTTCATCCAGGAAAACTGGCCCCATCTTGCTGTGACGGGCATTTTTGAAGCGAGCATCGTAACGTCGCTGTCACTGCTGCCCTACCAAGACAATTGGGGCATCGTCACGACCGGGAAGTTCTGGGAGAAGCACCTGTCTGACGGCGTGCACCACTTCGTTGGAAGTGaaaacagcaacagcagatTTGCCGGTGTCGAGACCACTGGTCTGAATGCTGGGGATTTCCACGGTGGCGTTGATCCTGTCGTGGTTCGACAAAAGCTATGCGAAGCTACGAAGAGACTGCTGGACCGTGGCGTGCAGGCTGTAGTCATGGGTTGCGCGGGAATGGCTGGTCTGGAGGACATCATCAGGTCAGTTGCCACTGAAGGGCGTGGTGAAGAGGCTGGAAAGAAGTTGCTTGTCATCGATGGTGTCAAGGCTGGGGTTGGCTTGCTTGAACAAATGGTCCGCAACAAGCGCATGTTCCAAAGATCGTAA
- the HGT20 gene encoding Bifunctional purine biosynthesis protein PurH (EggNog:ENOG503NWPR; COG:G) yields the protein MASALHEVTPFLVILILIATLGPLQFGFHLAELNAPEDVITCQKKSISALQQLASLVITKSSSSDDVVDCIPMSRSDFAAISAVFTVGGLLGALTSGPFTSARGRKLPMQLTAAFYLLGSIVETSAGSVPTMIIGRFLTGVGAGASTVIVPLYISEVAPPTQRGFFGAFTQISINVGILFTQTLGFFLSYGSAWRWIMGTGVIIALAQGLGLALLPESPAWTASAKGDVTHARRVLQRIRGRVSNIDEEVESWGQGASKPTSEEEALLVSNESTSADASGLLTPSAGAQHSPRVHLGFLQVLRDPFTRPAIIAVVGIMFAQQLCGINSIIMYSVSLLKDLLPISSALLTIVISIINLGVTMAASPLPDRFGRKTCLLTSIMGQGTSSLALALAIHFDVKILSAIAVLFFVAFFAVGLGPVPFIMASELVGPEAVGATQSWALGASYVATFLVAYLFPIVNAALNDAFGGAGWVYFIFAGFALLWAAFVSGRVPETRGRKDADEVWGRTRRVD from the exons ATGGCGTCCGCTCTCCACGAAGTCACGCCCTTCTTGGTGATACTGATACTGATTGCTACCCTTGGGCCCCTCCAGTTTGGCTTTCACTTG GCTGAGCTCAACGCACCTGAAGATGTTATCACCtgccaaaagaaaagcatTTCGGCGCTTCAGCAGCTGGCCTCTCTTGTTATTACCAAGAGTAGCTCATCCGACGATGTTGTGGACTGTATTCCCATGAGCCGTTCCGACTTTGCCGCCATCTCGGCCGTCTTCACCGTCGGCGGCCTTCTCGGCGCCCTCACTTCCGGCCCTTTTACGTCGGCACGCGGGCGCAAGCTCCCCATGCAATTGACGGCCGCCTTTTACTTGCTTGGATCCATCGTCGAAACCTCTGCAGGCTCTGTTCCCACCATGATCATTGGTCGTTTTCTCACGGGTGTTGGGGCCGGTGCCAGCACTGTCATCGTTCCCTTGTACATCAGTGAAgtggcaccaccaacacagAGAGGTTTCTTTGGCGCCTTCACCCAAATCAGCATCAACGTCGGTATTTTGTTCACTCAAACTCTGGGCTTCTTCCTGAGTTATGGAAGTGCTTGGCGATGGATTATGGGCACCGGCGTTATCATTGCTCTTGCTCAAGGTCTTGGTTTGGCTCTTCTCCCCGAAAGCCCAGCTTGGACTGCTAGTGCCAAGGGCGACGTCACCCACGCTCGGCGTGTTCTGCAGCGCATTCGCGGCAGGGTTAGCAACATTGATGAGGAAGTGGAAAGTTGGGGCCAAGGGGCCAGCAAGCCAACTAGTGAGGAGGAAGCGCTGCTTGTCAGCAATGAAAGCACCTCGGCAGACGCCTCTGGACTCTTGACGCCATCAGCTGGTGCCCAGCACTCCCCTCGGGTACATCTTGGGTTTCTACAAGTCCTTCGTGATCCCTTCACCAGGCCCGCCATCATTGCGGTTGTAGGTATCATGTTCGCCCAGCAACTGTGCGGCATCAACTCCATCATCATGTACTCCGTTTCGCTGCTCAAGGACCTTCTCCCCATCAGCTCCGCTTTGCTCACCAtcgtcatctccatcatcaacctcggcgTAACTATGgctgcttctcctcttcccgaTCGTTTTGGACGCAAGACCTGCCTGCTGACTTCCATTATGGGACAAGGTACTAGCTCTTTAGCCCTGGCTCTTGCGATCCATTTCGACGTCAAGATCTTGTCTGCCATTGCCGTCTTATTTTTTGTGGCCTTCTTCGCTGTCGGCCTAGGCCCAGTCCCGTTCATCATGGCCTCTGAGCTCGTGGGCCCGGAGGCTGTGGGGGCGACGCAAAGCTGGGCTCTGGGTGCAAGCTACGTGGCTACCTTCCTCGTGGCGTACTTGTTCCCCATTGTCAACGCTGCGTTGAACGATGCGTTTGGTGGTGCCGGTTGGGTGTACTTTATCTTTGCAGGATTTGCCCTTCTATGGGCCGCATTTGTGAGCGGCCGTGTTCCCGAAACTCGCGGGCGGAAGGATGCAGACGAAGTCTGGGGCCGTACGAGAAGGGTCGACTGA
- a CDS encoding uncharacterized protein (COG:S; EggNog:ENOG503NZTH), whose amino-acid sequence MTFTPTRILIFGGTGTIGSYITTSLLRAQPRFPQITLFTSPGTAEKKASQIAKWKSDGLSVIVGDLTSSADVKSAYQSSQADTVISAVGRGGLQHQIELLRLAEESNTVQWFLPSEYGTDIEHNDKSPDEKPHQLKLKVRKYIRAELRRVKVTYVVTGPYFDMWVDTAPGLESAGGFKPEEKKAWIIEDGEGKIGFCTMWDVGKFVVGTLRHPEESFGKALKVQSFIVSPNEVLAEYEKQTGAKWEVTKTPLDDLKSLETDLWEKGNPRATSATLRRIWAEGGTLYEKNDNDVLNVEGLDSLADAVKHALVGGYKADTF is encoded by the exons ATGACTTTCACACCAACCCGAATTTTGATCTTTGGCGGGACCGGCACCATCGGCTCCTACATCACGACGTCCCTGCTCCGTGCCCAGCCCCGGTTCCCTCAAATCACgctcttcacctcccccggGACCGCCGAAAAGAAGGCATCTCAGATCGCGAAATGGAAGTCGGATGGTCTCTCGGTCATTGTTGGTGACCTAACTTCATCCGCCGACGTCAAGTCCGCATATCAGTCTTCTCAAGCAGACACAGTCATCTCAGCAGTTGGGCGCGGAGGTCTTCAGCACCAGATCGAACTGCTGCGTCTGGCTGAGGAGTCCAACACTGTCCAGTGGTTCTTGCCGAGCGAGTATGGCACTGATATTGAGCACAACGACAAGAGCCCTGATGAGAAGCCCCACCAGTTGAAGCTCAAGGTGCGGAAATACATTAGAGCCGAGCTAAGGAGGGTCAAGGTGACATATGTGGTCACTGGGCCATATTTCGATATGTGGGTTGACACGGCTCCTGGTCTGGAGTCTGCTGGTGGCTTCAAGcctgaggagaagaaggcgtgGATTattgaggatggagagggcaAAATTGGCTTTTGCACCATGTGGGA TGTGGGCAAGTTCGTTGTTGGAACACTCCGTCATCCCGAGGAGTCTTTTGGGAAGGCCCTCAAGGTCCAAAGCTTCATTGTTTCACCCAACGAAGTTCTGGCCGAGTATGAGAAGCAGACTGGCGCCAAGTGGGAGGTCACCAAGACGCCCCTGGATGACCTCAAATCTTTGGAAACTGACTTGTGGGAAAAAGGCAATCCTAGGGCGACCAGTGCCACACTCCGACGGATCTGGGCTGAAGGGGGGACTTTGTATGAAAAGAACGACAATGATGTGTTGAATGTAGAAGGTTTGGATTCCTTGGCAGATGCTGTGAAGCACGCGCTCGTAGGAGGGTACAAGGCCGATACCTTTTAG